In the Archocentrus centrarchus isolate MPI-CPG fArcCen1 chromosome 19, fArcCen1, whole genome shotgun sequence genome, ACTTCCCAACTCCAGACCGACGGAAAAACGGACCGACTGGCCGACAGTGACAGCAGGGCCGCTGAGCAGAGCTCAGAGGGAGAGGGAACATGCAAATTCGTCCGTGCGTGCAGAGCCGGGCTTTGCTGAGCTTCCTGCGTGGATGTGAATGAATGGGTtcgcctttgtgtgtgtgtatgtgtgtgtggtgctgaaCTGGGTCATGCGGACTGCTGGAGGAGCGAAAGATAAACAcgcaccctcctcctcctcctccttctcccgcTGCTTGGCAGGTTCAGATGGTGGGCGCACAGAGGAGGGATCCCAGCATGTGTCCCCATCTCAGCATTAAGCATCAGATGTTGCTTTGATTTCATCCGGCTGCAAAGAAAGTCTCAAACTGAAGCGCATCTCCAGAAACAGGGCAAAGCATCTTGTCTGGCCAGCGGCGAGCAAAGCGCAGCGACGGACCTGGTTCGAGCGCTGCCAGCTGCGAAACTGCGAAGGGTTTAaggtgtttgttgtttttatttattttttaataactctGTGGTGCTTCTAAGTGATCGATAACAACGAGGAGAACCGAAGTAGCAGAAGCAAACGGATCAGCGCTGAGCAGAGCGCAGCGCCTCTGCTCGCCGAGCGGATGCAGGACCatggaggagagagacaggtcGCCAGCAGGTGAGTAACACCTAGATGCACCCTGAGGTGCCCAAAACCGGGTCAGTCTACATGATACAGAACACTGGAAGGGAAGAAAGAGCGAAGggaaagagagagctgaggtGGGAAATGTTTAGatgcatatttgattttttttttaattgtcctcGTTTTTACACATGATATATTGAATTTGAATAAAATGCTCTTGCAATTAAAATCTAGTGCTTTGACTCAGAGTAACTTTCAGCTTTGACCCACTCACAACATATCCATCCATAAATAATACAGGAGCATAATACAGCGTCAGCACTTATTATACAGCAGAGCAGCTTTATATTTTGAACACTAGGCTATGATTAATTCTAAGTGGTATTAATGGTTAAAAAACGaccttatttgtgttttttaatctaCATTAATCGagataacccccccccccccctctgtttTTGTTATTCAGTCCATGGGTGGATGTGAGGGCATCCGGGATGGTCCTCGTTTTTAATGGCCCTTTTAGACTTTGTCCTGAACAGACAGGTGATATCTCATGCTTAATGCTGTCTAATGCTTTTAAATGAACAGCTGACTTTAAAATCCAGTAAAAGCAAAAGCTGGAGGCTGGTAATGGACTCtaatgaaacacagcagcagccaacAATTGTACAAAGGAGCTGCAAAAGCTGAGATTTATTTCTGCTTTcgcagatttatttatttttgttctcaTGAAGCAGGACATATGTATTATTGACATGAACAGTCTGAAAACTCTGAGTGCTTTAACAAAGATAAATTCTGTATGCATTCAAATTCACAGGCATGATAGGATACAACCATCCCAGAAATCCCCTCTAAATGACAAATGATGTGATCTCAAATCAAAGCGAGCTCTGCTTCATAAAATCAAGGCAGCATCTTTAgtctctttaaaaacaaacagtgtgaAGTCCACCAAAATGTTCAAAACAAACCCTGCAGAAGTACTGTAGCTTCCCGAGACAGCTACAGTATAACAGGCAATAAGCAGCTCCAGCTCACACAGAAGCACCAACTAAACCCATCTCTGACACCCACACGGACGTGACTAATGCGCCGTCTTTAACAAAGTTTTGCCCGATTTAGATCGCTTTAATAAAAGAAGCTGTTTCAGGGGGGCACTGTTTGACTGTATAGTGGTTGCCACAGTAAAACATGGCTGCCCAGAGAGCACAAAGAATGCAAATGAATTGTCACTTAGGATTGCATAGCTCTTTACTCCCCTTGCTTGGATGTCTCAGCCCTGCTGGATGAAAatacacagacaaaacaaataccTACAGACTACATCCTGCAACATCTAATGACACCCAATTAGTGTACAGATTGTGTATATGCActtgtgttttctctttgtcgACTTTTCTtgggttctttttttcttcttgttgcaAGAATACAATGTGGCAACCATGTTTTTTtaggcttttttgtttttaatttgcattaatAGGGGAGTATTCTATTAATTGGTCAATTAGTGTTTTAATTATGTATGTTCTTTGTCTTAGGTTTTACTTAGTTGTTACACGAGTACTCTGCCGTAGCTGTATTTAGAGAGCGATAAAGGGGGTTAGTGAATGCAGCCTGAGCAATCAGCATTAGTGCGTTGATTGTGGTTAGAGGCTATTGTGCTTTTGGAAGATAACAAGTCATCATATACTGTTAGTTTGCCTTGAAGTGGAAGATGAaatggttgggggggggggggttgcaatGTCCTCCTTAATGGAGCTGTTACATCATTTAGCTACGCCCCCATTTAAACCCCCATTTTACTGATCTCATATTAAAGTCCCATTTCCTCATGTATATGACATCATTGGGACACAGGCTGTGTGGTACTGAGGGAATGATGCTTCAGTTCTCTCACTGGATTTCCCCCatgcgtctctctctctctctctcactcagagGTTACTGGATTGTGCGACTGTAAGAGAGTGAGGGTAGCCTACAAGTGAGGGTGGTTGTGACATTGATTTTGATTGGCGTTTATAATCAGATGTTTAGAAGTGCATTTGCCCCAAGCCTTAATCATAAACTACAGTAATGATAGCTGTTATTcttgatgtgtgtttttttttcttcgtatTTTTATGTCACTGATAGGCCTTGGTTGTCAACTTTGACCGATACGTCCTTGCAATATCACCACTCGCAGCTACCCTCAGTAGTAAGATTTAACCTTGGGTTATCCTGTACAGGTTCTTTGGTCTTTCTAGCAGGAGGCAGCTGCCTGGCAGCATTTGTGCCAGGGTATGTGgcacacagcagaggaagagatggTAGAAGCAAGGCCATTCAGGAGCAGGTTACAGCACGCTCAGTCCCAGCAGGGGTCCGTCCATATGGGCAGCTGTGCAGGGATGACAGCAGGTGATTTGTCAAAGTGAGCGTCTGTGGTCTGGGATACTGGTTCACCTATTGCAGCACAGCAGGACAGAGGCACTAAACCCACCAGCTCACTGGGCATGAAGTTTTGTATTGCTGACGAAGgtgattcagtttttttaagcCCGAGTAAAGAACAGAGTGTCCTTCCTGCAAGTGGCTGTCAGGAGGAAGCCATTTAGTTTTGATCGAAtgatctgtgtttttattctgcCCAGCTATAGTGAGACAAGAAGGAGGGAAACACAGCCAGACACACCAAACAGATACTATCAATGTCTTTTATTACATgcagttgttttattttcagacagACAGCAAGAGAAACCGCATTAGTCACATCGTATTTCACTCACTGGTTTCACTTTGACCCAGAGGCGAGGCACGTTGGGCATTTTGACAGTAAATTGGACACAAGAGATCAGTCCTCACCCATAATGACGCTTCTGCCAAGAGCCAAGCAACTAGTCCATTAGTAACAGAGAGAGGTAAAGCTGCGGGGCCGGTTCTGCAATCTATTTATTTCTTTCATTAGCCacttgtttatattttcagCAATAGAAAAAAGAGAtgaagcagaggagggaggaagcAGGAATGGacttaaaagtgtgtgtgtgtgtgtgtgtgtgtgtgtgtgtgtgtgtgtgtgtgtgtgtgtgtgtgagtgtgtgtgtgtgtgtgtgtgtgtgtgtgtgtgtgtgtgtgtgtgtaaagctgCCTTCAGTATATGCTTTGCGCACATTAACACTCATTTATTGAAGACTGGCTGCCAAATTTTCATCTTTACAAAACTAATATCTATGATGTgtatttatattgatttttaTGTCATAATCAAAGTCATGCCACAGTTCATTGCAACTGTGGCACTCACACAGGTCACACTGGGAGATCCAATAGCTCACTGAATACACAATTATTCTCCCTAATGAGTCCCATGTTAATGTGACGGATACGATTTGTCTGCTTCCGAGCTCTGATTTCTTATGGTAATGAATTGTTGACATTATTTCAGTTTGTCTTTGGAGAACAAATCATTTCGTTAAGAGTCTCCAGCCATCTCTGCGAAGCTGCACTTGTGCTCCGAGTTTCTTTGAGTCAAACGCTGAAATGCTCAGATTAACAGCATTAAAGTGTTCGTCCTGTTGACCTGCTGGCATAATGCGTTCGCACGGTAACAAGAAACACAAAACGATGGAGTGCAGTTTTGCAAGAATTTTGTCTCAAAGTGTGACTTTAGCCTAATATGAAATTTATCGCTCAGTCTGAGCAGAGACGTCTACTTTCTCACTTGCCTGGCGGTGCTCAAAGTGCCACGAAAATAAATTTGGAAAAACTCTCAAGCAGTGCCAGTCAATGTCAGGAGCTGTGACTTGGAtactccaggaaaaaaaaaaaaaaaaagctgagctgTAATGTTAGCTGGCTGCACTCTCTTTCTTTGCTAAGACTGGCAAGATTTAGGACCTGCTGGTGGCACTATATGAAAGCTAACAGCTAAAATCAAAGGATCACTCCAGTAGGATTTATTCTACGTGCACCATTATTGCTTGTACAGTACTCCACCCATGAGAGACTTCCATCTAATCCGGGGCTAAGAACACACTGGACAAAACACATGTCCAGAGCACACCTCGAAGTTGTTAGCATCACGGTGTTCATCTCCATCTGCCTGTTTAATCTTGGATGAGACATGAAGGTGTCTTATCTTTGCTGTGGTTATAATGAATtaacacctgttttttttttttttttttgcttttttctgggGGAAACAGTCATTTATAGTGCAATAATTCCTAAACAGATCAAGAATATCAATCTGTATATGTGGATAAATTAGCAAATTGCTGCTTCTGATCAAAAACCTTGTATcacctcattttttaaaagaattttGAAAACAGGCTTGTTTTCAAAATGAGGGAAGTCAGAGGCTTCCTAAAAGAAAATAAGtaaatcattgttttttttttgtttttgttttttttaaggtctTCTCAcaacagcagaaacacaaataCTGGGACAAGCAGTCAGTCCagggagatgtttttttttttttttttttttttttaaaaggctttgtgatgattaaaaatgaataagacTAGCTCTGAAAAAAATCCCCAGACATGCAAATTTGTCTCGAGCCAAATCTTCATCTGTATGTGGAGCATGTGCACGTTACCTTGTCTGTAGCCGCctgagaggacaggagaggagcaGAGGGCAACGCGGCAGATCAGTGGGGCATGTGGCGGCGTTCGAGCACGAATGCTGAGTCGTGCTGGGGCTGAGACAGCTGCTCCCTCTCTGAGGTAGGAACACAAAGGGCCTTTGATAGATTGACACTGTGCCACTGATACACCTGCCTCCCCTCCCCAAACACTGGTCTGAAAACACTCACGCAAACCCTCTCCCTGAAAACACGCAGCCTCATCTCCACACCTTCAACCCACTGGACTGCTTTTTCTTCTGGTTCACATTTGCAGTATCAGTGCAGAGGGGACCATCTTTCGACCGTCCTCATCACATTTTGGGATTCTTAATCCATTTCTGCAAAGGAAATGCAGGATGGGGGAAGTTGTCTTTGTGGGAGCTGCTGAGTAATGGGATTATGGATCCATGCTGTAATGCTCCGCATTCAGCCTGTGGAGCTGACTGGAAGGTGTGCCAGTaagcaagcaagcaagcaagcaagcaagcaagcTCCCTTTTTGACTGATCGAGGCCGCGGGGCCACACGGGGTGGGCGGTCAGAGGAAATGTTCTGCCTGTTTGTCTGTcctgtttaaatgtttaatcaCCAAACCCGGACCTCAGACCGATCCGGACAATGATCGGCTCTTGTGTTGATTCTGCTGAAGGCTACATACAGCGAGCACGCTCAGCACGAGATGGCTACAATATTCACAGCGTCTTATATAACCATCTCCACGGTTATGATAAAATCAAGAAGCAAGTCTTATCTGCAGAGTACATAGGGTACACAGGGCACTTGTTCTatttgcagtctttttttttttttttcttttaaaaaagggtGTTGAGCCAAGAACACAAGGCTGCAAATGGCTGCATCTTATTTTAGGCTTCGCTGTCTAATAGCTATATTTATCACAATCTTCCCACAAGAGCAGCACCATCCAAAAGTCTCAGAAAAAAATCCGGTGCCATATTTTCATCAGCTGAACAATTAGTACCGTGTGTTAAGTCctgttaacccccccccccccccccccctccccaaaagtgtgCCCAGATgttgacacaaacacagtgatgatGCTCTTGTTTTGAACCTGGTTTAAAGCAGTGGTGCTGAGAAACTGGCTGCAGGGAAAGAAGAACAAAGAGCAAGGCAGTTGGCTTTGAATGATGGATGTAAAAAAGGCCATcagcaaaattgtttgtgctgATTTGGTTCCTAGTAGTGTTGTGTGTGCGCTTGTGTGTGCATGATTGGATGATTAAAGTTGATTGTGTGTGTCAgtaggggtggggtggggtgggctgaacagagacagagacaatgGATAGGATCATTAgggtgttctgcttcatttcACCAAAAGCTCAGTTTTGTGTACTTTACTtgatagttttagttttctttcattttcctttgaTTCGCTCAAACATTGTAACCAAAACATGCGCATCCACTCGTCCCTGATATTTAATTTGTTATCAGTGATGTGTGTCTGAACACTCAATTAAACCAGCTATATTTTTACTCTCACAGGATCAGTCTGACCTATTTCAAACTTAGCACTTTTGAAAATCAGCCAAAACTTCTCCGTtgcagtaatttatttttcactttgagcAATTTGACAGAAATACTCAGAGCGACCACGGCACaaactaaaatgtattttcaaggCGAAGCGAAGAAACCCTCGCTAATTACTTATATGGACAACAATCGGTTCAGAGTGGTGTCTATCTACGGCGTGCATGTCTTACCAGCCTGCTTACACCTTAAAACTGTCAGGACTCTCAATGTGTTTCCTTTTGCTAGTCCTTCTACCTGTTGTTATTGATTTTCCCATTTCTGTCTGCCAGTAAGTGCTGTCTGAGAACAGCCACATTTGATAGCTGGCCAGAGTGATCTAGAGGGACAGCAGGAAGTCCACTGCATTTACTGAAAGCTCTCCCCCTGTAGATGCTCTCCCTGAATTGATTGCATGGAAATTAAGGTCCATTAAAGCCTTTCTGATTTAACCTGTCGGGACAGGAATAGATAGATGTGAGACTCAAGAAGGATAAACACATGCAATATAGTACATTATAAAGTGACTGGCATCATCATCATAGTAATCTGACTCTAACCAGCCTTCTCCTCTCCCATCAGTCTGCCCCACAGTGTCAAGGCGAGCCtgtctctttctccatctgggCCAGGACGGGTGGGTAGCGGCGGAGGCTCCCCCACATCAAAAATGGGCTACTGTGGAGGGGTGCCTGTGGAGGACATGCAGGCCCTGGCCATCACCTCTTTATCAGCCGCAGATGTAGCCAAACAGTATGAGCACATCCGCGAGCTGGGGAAAGGCACCTACGGGAAGGTGGACCTGGTGGTACACAGGACACAGGGTGAGTTGGTGCCAAAGCGCTTCAGCTTCCATCACTCTCTCATTTGTATGCCTTGACTGTCAACCATCTAATCAAGCATAAAAATTGAAATTTAGGATAGCAGATTGTTACGATCTCAGCATCCACAGTGTACCAGCACGCCTCACATTTGAGCATAACCACTTAAGGCTGAGCAGCACGCTGTAAagtctcaaggcactttgctGAGAATTAATTTCGGCAGAATTAGGAAGGTTTGTTAAGGATTTTTTAGGTTTAGGTTTTAATCTTTTGTTGTAAGAAAACCAAGATTAGAGAGTTGGCTCAGTCTAAGCACGGTAAAGTAAGCATTTAAAGCGGTGTGGAGCCGAATGACAATGTGTCAGAGATATATCGTGCTGTGTGAGTATTAGAGATTCTCCAGCTGTGATTGTGAACAGCTGGTGATGGAGGTGAGTTTCATTCACTGTACGTGTTTATATgaatgaaggcagcagctgtcaCAAAGGAAGGGTTGAGTAGTCAGAAATCTTTCTATTCCCTGAGAAACAGTTCCAAATTCACATTAAGTGCCTTTTGGATAACACACGGACAATGTTGGACAGCAAAATTTTGGCAGTACTTATCTGCGATACAGGTTTAGTACACCAGAGCTtaactgtgtttatttgttctctatgttaatatgtgtgtttttttttttttttctaggcaCCAAAATGGCACTAAAGTTTGTTACCAAGAACAAGACGAAGCTGAAAAGTTTCCTGCGGGAATACAGCCTAACAGGCTCACTTAGCTGTAGCCCTTTTATCATCAAAGTCCTGGACGTGCTTTTTGAGACAGAGGACAGCTATGTGTTTGGACAAGAGTATGCACCTGCTGGGGACCTTTTCGACATCATACCCCCACAGGTAACACTATCGTTCATCCTTCCACCAATCATCTGCCTCACAGTCAGCCAGAGCTGCTCCAATCAGTCACAATGTTCAGACACGGCAGTTCTAACAAGCTCTCCTGGGATTGGAGCCTCGTCTTTGTCCCGGTTTCCTCTGTGCAAAGCATTCACTTTCCTTTAGTGCTATTCCAGTTGATGTGCAGGGAATGCTCGACTTCAAGGTTCTTCTAGAGACTCATTAAAAATGGCTGAAGCAAGACTCAGAACTGAGAttctgtgtgtttcagttttactttatataacatcaatttttgttttaatagtaCGTTATGCTCACCATAAGGCTCTTTTCCTGTTCACCTCTCACCTCCTACACATTGCAGTGTACCTATCAGACCATATTAATCAAAgttgcctgttttatttttctctgtatttcttaGGTGGGTCTTCCAGAAGACATGGTCAAACGGTGCATGCAGCAACTGGGCTTGGCCCTGGACTTTATGCACAGTAAAAACCTGGTGCACCGCGACGTCAAACCAGAGAATGTGCTCTTGTTCGACCGCGACTGCCGCCGCATCAAGCTGGCTGACTTTGGCATGACCCGACGCGTGGGCTGTCGTGTGAAACGGGTGAGCGGCACCATCCCCTACACGGCTCCAGAGGTTTGCCGCGCTAACCGTACAGAGGGTTTTCTTGTGACCACCAGTCTGGACGTGTGGGCGTTTGGCGTGCTGGTGTTCTGTATGCTGACGGGCAATTTCCCCTGGGAGGCAGCTATGCCTGCTGATGCCTTCTACGAGGAGTTTCGGCGCTGGCAGAAAGCGGGTTGTCCCGTGGGAACTTACCCGTCTCAGTGGCGCCGCTTCACCGATGATGCTTTGCGCATGTTTCAGAGGCTGCTCGCCGCTGAGCCAGAAAAACGCTGTGGAGTCAAGGACGTCTTCTGCTTTGTCAAATATGAGCTGGTCAGCGAGCTCAGGCGCAGAGCATCTTGCCGAGCCAAGAGAGGTGAGAGGTCAAGCTCTGGAGTGTGTACTGGCAGTTGCACCTCCTCCTCAACATCCACTTCTTCACGTTCCTCCCACAGACATCCTGAGCCTTCCACGCCTCCAGGAACATCCTGCCTGCGCCCAGCTCCACTCAAACGGAGCGTCCTCTCCGATCCATTGTCTCCCAGAGAGGAGTCTGGACAGCACCAGTCTCCGGGACGAGACAAGAACAAAAGCCAGATGGTGATGGCGACGGCCATTGAAATTTGTGTGTGATCACACTAATGCTAGCACTGGAGACTAAGAGGGCTTTTCACAGTAATAACAAGCTGTGAAGAGGTGTTAATAACTACCACAGAGAACCGAGTGAAAAAGGAGAATTTAGACATGAAGGAGAAGCTCAGGATCCTATCCCAAGCAGTGGAAATGGACATCATCAGTCAGTGATACATACTCGGACAGCTTATCACTGACATTCAATACCATTTAGCTTTTGATTTGTGACCAAAGACTGCTTCCCAAGCTGAGAAGCCATGCTGGCAGTGTTTAAGAGTCTGCTGTCACTCCTCAAGGCAGCTCATTCTGCCATCCCAACATGTGTGTTCTCCTGCCCATACACTGTGGTGGTGCTTACGATATTATATTTAGATTCACTCCATGTCTCTTTACTTTTAGTGTTTATTTATCTCAGAATATAAAATCCAGGAGATCCCCAAGATTCTTCTGATCAGGTGACATTCTTCAGACAGAGAGGCTCATTATATGAAGGCAATCTACGCAATTACTTTCAACTGCCATTTCTCGGACTTTCTGCCAACTTCCAGTTCAAAAAACTCATAGACGTTTTCAAGATAAGATtttacaaagagaaaaaagaaaaaaaaatgtagcagtTTGTATGCGGCATCTTTTCATGTACGTGTCTAGACTGAGAGGGAGACTCTCAGTGAAAGGCATCAGCTCAGGACACTTCAGtgggtcacttcctgttttattattaatgaGAATCCTTTGAGTGGCTGGAAGACACATCTGCCACTTTTAAATTGCTCTCAATGAGATTCATGTCCAATTAAACGCAACAGAATACAGGGATTGTACATTTTCTGAGTGAAAATGGTGATGAAcacaggagaggagaaaaaatgtctttttattgttgcttttctaCCAGCTGTGCGTGTTTTGGACGCGTATGTGTGTTTcggatgaagaaaaaaaaaaaaaaaaaagcacaagatTTTTGTAAATGAACtcttggagagaaaaaaattcgATATTGTACATAATTTGATAGGAGTGCTCCATAATAATCAGGTAGTTCAACGATGTAGCTGTACTAATTTTCTACAACCGGAAAGGGTTTTACAGTTACTGTCGGGGTCAGTGCATCATATGTAGCATCAAAACATGACAGAGTGTATAGTCTatcattaaaatgtaatatgTAGAAATATCACTATTTATATCATCGTAGCAGCTGCTGGTCtcactttgcttttattgttttgggTTTTCATTTAAATGGGTCTTCACTCTGGCCGGAAATACAAATGAATTTAATAGGTATCGTTCATTTCTGCAATGTCCTTTCACCCCCAACGTAATCATGAGCAACACACAGTCCCTTTGTAAAATCATTATGCTTCCTGCTTGTCAATTAGAGAAGCAAACTGTCTTCATTTGATCAGTTAAGGCTAATGAGGGCTACTCTTCAGGTTGACACCTTGCAGTCGTAACTCAGAACATATTAATGCAGCCCCCTCTGTCTGGAAGGATGGCCTACGTGTCAGCGATTAACATTGTTCCCTAACAGGGCAGAGCTACAGCTTCAGCTTCCATTGAGATACTGCTTATTGTGACTGCATCTAACAAGCACAGTATGTTCTACGCTTCACTGCGTGctaattagcttttttttttcctgcttggaTTGCCTCTTATGTCAGTcagtcaggtgtgtgtgtgtgtgtgtgtccacatctctgttgtgtgaatgtgttatCGTCTCATATAACGACTCCTCCAGtgacagctcatcacctctctGTACTGTCAGTACCAGCGCTCCTCAGGTTTAATAGCTTCTGTCCTTTTCTTGAAGTCTAATTGAGCcccaatggggaaaaaaaaaaaagcgatcATCCACAGCTCATCATGACAATGACTTAGCTCATTGATGCGTTCACGAACCCTGGCGACTTCTGCGGTGGTCAGAGGGTAGGTGGAAGGATTAGGTGAAGAAATTTGCATAAATTATCACCAGACTGTCAGTGACATAGCAGCTCATGCCCCATCACAAATCAAATGTTAAATTAATCTGTGAAGTACAGAGAGAAATTTGAGTTTTGTTGTCCCTGGCTGGAAATATTAAACAAACTAATGAGAATTTAAAACCTTGGAGAAATCAAGGAGGCTCTCAGACAGTCATATCCAGGACAAATTAACCTTGTTTTACTAAAATCTGTTTGCTACTCTAGGAGGAGTAGCGATTTTTGTGAATTATGAAAGGACAGATGGATGACGGACACCTCGCTATTGCATAAGCTCACTGGCTCTGCCCTTTAGCCAGATGAGCAAAAAAAATTCGAAAAGTAATAtcaaaatgtgaataaatactTAAATAGACAACTTGCTAAAAATGTTGAATTATTAATGAAcagagcaaaaaataaataaaactgtttgctAAACATAATGGATAACAGGTTATCTATTAGCTAACAAATACAGTATCTAGCTAAAATAAAGActaaaaagttatttatttgtttttactaaAATTCATAGCTGGACGTGGGTACAGTGACATCACTAACTGGTTTCTGAAGTCTCATTTTGAAGCCTCTGTGCTacaaaaacacagctgtgaCTTGTTAGCTTAGCTTGTTAGCTTATGAGCATTCGGTTTTCAAACTGTGTATGATGAAGATTTACAAAAcacatttgattattttatcCGGTATGACCCAAAATTAGTGACAGAGCCCagaaactcagcaggaaagtgtaAACAGAGGTAAAAGCAGAAACTGTTCTTCCATAGATTTCAATGGGAgatttttgcagccacagctatcgccatctggtggccttcaaatagaatgcaggtttttaGGCATTTTCTgaattggctttatttttccaacCCAGTAACTGTGTCAatattttatactgtctatgatAGCAGTTACATTGATATTAATTATACTGAATAACAGTTGGAATAGCAAGATAAAAGTTTAAACTCACAGTtgaaactgttaaaataaaagtaGAAACAAAATTGTTACCTAAACACAATGGATACATTGGTAGATGAAATTGGTAGATAATATCTTTTAAATGATGTTGCTGTTGGTTGTCCAGTTTCAGTTAATTCAGCTGAACACCTTTAAAGTTGACATTCTTTGGAGTGTTTTTCAGAGGGCTGTGGGGGGGGTCACTTCATATGAAAAAGGGTTGGAAACCACTCGCTTATTATTATTCTGAATGGCGCATTTCTGAGTGACATTTTCCTGCACTTTATGAGCAAGTTAGCAGAGCAAAAAATGAGACATAATCAAAGCTGATGATGGTCCCTATCAATTTCCTTGCcttttttccatctttatttATGATTCTGCAGAGGTGACCAGATCACGGCTTCTCAAAAGGATGTACTGTATGCTGAGATCCTGGCTGCCTCGCAGTATTAATCAAAAGGTAATCCTTGAGTAGCCGGTAGTGAAATATGAATTAGCTCTGCCTTAGAACTCAATGTTTACTCTATGAGATAATGTAGGATCTACATAAAAAGACCGGGATTAGACTCACCTTCAGTGTGCATTAGGAAATGTAAGGTAGTAGTGTAACTTAATACAACATAACAACGATTAAGGTGTATTGCAAAGTGTAACACACCATATATAAGATCACATACATGATGTAACACAAAGATGGGACAAATTTCTGACGCGAGCAGCTGTTGCTTTGTTTTAAATCAGAGCCATTAGCATCATCATTCTACTATCTATTGTTCTAATGTGAACTGTTGTTTCTCATGGACTGTTATGACAGGAATTGTCAAGTTTAATGATGAGGTGTCAAAATATATCAAGTTTTATTTTAGCTCTAGAAAGAGTAGCCTCATTCTTAGCCGGTTTCTtctgtcctttttcttttttttttgccagcaaATCTTGTCGTAGAATCTCATGTAAATACTGTATGTACTGTGTCtttaacaa is a window encoding:
- the sbk1 gene encoding serine/threonine-protein kinase SBK1; protein product: MQDHGGERQVASSLPHSVKASLSLSPSGPGRVGSGGGSPTSKMGYCGGVPVEDMQALAITSLSAADVAKQYEHIRELGKGTYGKVDLVVHRTQGTKMALKFVTKNKTKLKSFLREYSLTGSLSCSPFIIKVLDVLFETEDSYVFGQEYAPAGDLFDIIPPQVGLPEDMVKRCMQQLGLALDFMHSKNLVHRDVKPENVLLFDRDCRRIKLADFGMTRRVGCRVKRVSGTIPYTAPEVCRANRTEGFLVTTSLDVWAFGVLVFCMLTGNFPWEAAMPADAFYEEFRRWQKAGCPVGTYPSQWRRFTDDALRMFQRLLAAEPEKRCGVKDVFCFVKYELVSELRRRASCRAKRGERSSSGVCTGSCTSSSTSTSSRSSHRHPEPSTPPGTSCLRPAPLKRSVLSDPLSPREESGQHQSPGRDKNKSQMVMATAIEICV